A segment of the Bos mutus isolate GX-2022 chromosome 17, NWIPB_WYAK_1.1, whole genome shotgun sequence genome:
GACAGCATCCAAGGCAGGGGGAGCAGCAGAAGTCCTGAGAAGGCCCCGTCCTCTCTCCTTGGTACCCTTGGGAGATTGGGTCCCGGAACCCTGCACCCGCAGATACCAAAGTCCATgggtgctcaagtcccttatataaaattgTGCAGTCTTTGCATGTAACTTAAGGGGATGCTCCCGCATGCTTTCAATCATCTCCACATtccttataatacctaatacaatgtcgATGCTGTGTAAACAGTTTCAAGCACAGtgtaaatgctatatatatatagttgccaGCATGAGGCAGGTTCAAGTTTTGCTattagaactttctggaatttttttaaaaaatatttttgatccatgtGTATAGAGTCTGGTGCCTTCTGGACTCACAGAGTGGAGGGAGTGAGGGGCACCCCCAAGGAACAGCTGGGGGCTCTTTCGGACATTTTATGTTGGTCAGCATTTCTGAGTGAGATTGGAGATCTGTAAGCAAAACGGTGCCTACCAGCTCTCCTGTAGAGTTTAACAGGAGTGCTGGGCCACCATGGGGAGACAAGGCAAAAGTGGGGGCTGGAGAAGTAAGTTTAAAACTGTCATGTCACTTAACTGAGTCTGAGATGTTTCCTTAGGTATAGAATAAGGGTGTTaatgctaaggcgcttcagtcgtgtccgactctgtgtgaccccatagacggcggccaccaggctcccccgtccctgctgctcagtcgcgtcagtcgtgcccgactctgtgtgaccccatagacggcagccaccaggctcccccgtccctgctgctcagtcgcgtcagtcgcgtccgactctgtgtgaccccatagacggcagccaccaggctcccccggccctgggattctccaggcaagaacactggagtgggttgccattttcttctccaaagggtGTTAATAGTTATCTCAATGTTTCAGCCAATGATTAAATCAGGTActaattttgtcttttgaaagaaatataaTCATCACCACTTAACTAAAGAGAATAAGTTCCAAGACCCCCAGTGGACATCTGTAACCTCACACAGCATCAACCCTATATACACAATGTTTTTTCTATACAGACACACCTGTGatgcagtttattttataaaagcacAGTAAGAGATTGGCAACTAATAATAAcaggaaagtgaaagcgaagtcgctcagtcgtgtccgactctttgccaccccatggactgcagcctactacgctcttctgtccatgggatttcccaggcaagaattctggagtgggttgccatttccttctgcagaggatcttcccgacccagggatcgaacctgggtctcccaaattgtaggcatacactttaccatctgagccaccagggaaggagtaATAATAAcatagaacaattataacaatatacttTTATAGAAGTTTTGTGAATGTAGTctctatgtaaaatatattactgtactaatttagtgatttttttttcaccctaaCTAAGCACTTACTATGTTCTGTGGCCATACCTTTTGCAGTTTGAGGTCTGACAGCAAAACTAACccagatttcttttctcttcctcacaTTCACCACAgatcttagcaacctcagcatacagttttttctctttttatattaaattgaGAACTTCAatcttttcacttaaaggaagcacttAATGGATTCTTTCTGGCATATCTAAATGGGCAGCATCACTCCACTTATGCTTTGGGGCTGTTATTGAGTAAAATAAGGGTGACTTGGTCACAAGCCCTGTGATGTCTCAACAGTCATTGTGGTAACTGAGTGGCAAACGGGTGAGATGTGCAGGACTAAGGAACGATTCACATTCTGGGCAGGAGGAAGCAGGATGGCATGAGATTCCAATCACACTCCTCAGAATGACATGCAATTTAACACTTGTGAgttatttatttctggacttttccATTTAGTATTTTCGGTGAACAACTGAGGGTTAACGGAAACCACAGAGAGTGACACCTGAGATCAGGGGAGATGACCTTGTCCTGTGGTTGCCTTTAGGTGGAAAAAACACTAGAAGGGGCCACTTGAAGCCAAAAGCGATTGTAAAATGGCCCATCTCTTCCCGTGTGAGGAAGCACAAGCACGACCACAACCCGAGAAAAAGACTGCAGGGTCCAAATCCAGAGATGAGGACGATGGCGATGCTGAGGTCATCTTTGTTGGAGTGCAGCACGTCAGTGAGGATGCTGAAACCCTCTTTGTCAGAGGGATTTCAAGTTCAAAGCCAGTCATTTCTAACATTTTGAATGGAGTGACCAGGGACTCATCTTCAAGAAGAAAGAAGGGCCACGTGGGTCCAGATCCCTCCTGCACGTCGCAGCCTGCAAATCTCAGGACCCCAGCATCAGAGCCAGCGGCCGTCTCCCCAGCTTCTCAGTCTGAATGGGGAGGAAGAGACAATCCTATTATTTTCGAGCCTTCATCTAAACCTGATTATAAAACGAGCTCTCTGCAAGCCATGCTTCACAATTCAGAATTGCTCTCTCCGCGGTCTCACTGTCTATCTGGAGCTGTTCTCTCATTAGGAGTCAAGGATGAAAGTCCTCTTAATTCAAAGCGATGTCCTACTTCAGATGTAAATTTTAACAGTGGGAATCCCAAAAGACCCAAACTTAGCGATGGAATCCCAGGGGGACCTGCCTCCACCATGCCCTCTCCAGGTATCTCTCCTACAAAGGACACGATTATGACCTTGGAAGATCTCCTGACCTCACCGAGCCATGTTCATGGCGGGGCATCACTTTCACGGACTCACGCAAATAACCAGGCATGCTTCAGTCTTATGGATCCAGACAGAACATGTAGTTTGGAAGGGCTGGAGAAAACAGACTTTTTGACTCTAGCAAGTCAGAGCAAGACTGTTGATCCCATGAAAGGAAATCTGATCATGTTACTTGATGACTTTTACTATGGACAGCATACAGGAGATGGGCAGCCAGAACAGAAGACTCACACAGCCTTTAAATGCCTCAGCTGCTTGAGAGTTCTAAAAAATGTCAAGTTTATGACCCACGTGAGGAACCACCTGGAGCTTGAGAGGCAGAAGGGTGACGGCTGGGAAATCCACACCGCCTGCCAGCACTGCCGCCGCCAGTTCCCCACCCCGTTCCAGCTGCAGTGTCACATTGAAAGTGTCCACGCTTCCCGGGAGCCCTCCGCGGTCTGTAAAATCTGTGAATTGTCCTTCGAAACAGATCAGGTTCTCTTACAGCACATGAAGGACAGTCACAAACCTGGCGAAATGCCCTACGTGTGCCGCGTTTGCAATTACAGATCGTCAGCCTTTGCCGACGTAGAGGCGCATTTTAGAACGTGCCATGGAAACACGAACAATTTGCTCTGTCTGCTTTGCCTCAGAATTTTCAAACTGGCGACATCCTTCGTAAATCATGCTTGGAGGCACTGGAACAAGAGGGTCTTTCCATGTTCCAGGTGCCGGCTACAGTTTTTGAAcctgaaggagaagacagagcaCCAAACCAAGCATCACCAGTCATTCAAAATGCCAGAGCAATTGCAAGGGTTGCCTCCTGAAACAGAGGTCATGATTCGAACTTCAGTTCAGCTGGGACTGAGAGAGACAGCATCCATCATTGTGAGGAACACTGACGCCCAAGTGCCACCCAGAAAAACTACACAGAAGATGACTATGAACACAAAATATTCCAGACGTGTTGCAGCAAGGGATCTGGCTAAAAATTATGTTCTACCCACCTCCAGAAATTCGGAAAAGCCCTGTTGAGGTTCAGCCAGCTGTACATAAAGACCCTGCCtggcttttgttgttcagttactcagtggtgtctgactccctgtgaccctatgaacttcagtacgccaggcttccctgtccatcaccatctcccaaagcttgctcaaactcattctatcgggttgctgatgccatccaaccatctcgtcctctg
Coding sequences within it:
- the LOC102278590 gene encoding zinc finger protein 280A, giving the protein MAHLFPCEEAQARPQPEKKTAGSKSRDEDDGDAEVIFVGVQHVSEDAETLFVRGISSSKPVISNILNGVTRDSSSRRKKGHVGPDPSCTSQPANLRTPASEPAAVSPASQSEWGGRDNPIIFEPSSKPDYKTSSLQAMLHNSELLSPRSHCLSGAVLSLGVKDESPLNSKRCPTSDVNFNSGNPKRPKLSDGIPGGPASTMPSPGISPTKDTIMTLEDLLTSPSHVHGGASLSRTHANNQACFSLMDPDRTCSLEGLEKTDFLTLASQSKTVDPMKGNLIMLLDDFYYGQHTGDGQPEQKTHTAFKCLSCLRVLKNVKFMTHVRNHLELERQKGDGWEIHTACQHCRRQFPTPFQLQCHIESVHASREPSAVCKICELSFETDQVLLQHMKDSHKPGEMPYVCRVCNYRSSAFADVEAHFRTCHGNTNNLLCLLCLRIFKLATSFVNHAWRHWNKRVFPCSRCRLQFLNLKEKTEHQTKHHQSFKMPEQLQGLPPETEVMIRTSVQLGLRETASIIVRNTDAQVPPRKTTQKMTMNTKYSRRVAARDLAKNYVLPTSRNSEKPC